CGCAGTTCATCCACGCCAGGGCTTCCCAGGCTGGCCTGATCCGGCAGATAGTGCTCCACGAACAGCCGCATGAACAGCGCGCAGGTGTGCCAGCCACTGGCGATGAGGCCGCCGTAGACCGTTTCCCGGGCCTTGTCCGGGTCCGTGTGAAAGACCTGCGGATCGAACTTTTTCGCGAAATCGACGATTTCCTCCTCGGTGACGGTAATCGGTCCCATTTCATGGACCGCGCCTTCCACGTAATCTTCCAGGTATCGCTCCTGTGGCGTCGTGCTGAACTGGCCTTTGGTCATTGCCTGCGCTCCCCTCCGACGGTAATCATTTGAATCGTATTAGGCTGGAACTGCGGACTGTGACCGGATCTGTCACACCGCCATGGTATCAAAAATGCCATGGAAACGCTAACCCTGCATTTCGATTTCTCGAAAGACCGCCGTACCGGGGACCCCGATATGTCCCGGTTCCGCCACGAGCTTTCCATCAGCCTGGAAAAGGCGTTGGGCGACCGGGAAAACGGCCGTTGGCGAGGAGGACGGTACGCCCGAGGGGTGGTGACCCTTTTTCTGGAGGTTCCCGATGCCCAAGCCGCAATGAAACGAATCGGGGACGTGCTGGACGCCAGGGGACTGACCCGTCGCCTGACCGTCGAACGCGGTTCGTTCAACCGTCGGCCTGAAGGAGATGGCGTCGGCCGGGTATGAACCGGGCTGTAGGTGAAAAACCTACAAAAAAAAGGTTGGGCGACCGATTGTTCTTTTGTTTAAAGTGCGCTAATATTTGAAATAATTTGTTATACACTCCCATCAATCCCAACCATCCGTTAACGGTTTTATTCAAAGGAGGTATGCCATGTCCGTCCGACTCATCCCCAGGACCCCGTCCGCTTATGGTTTTCCCCTGCTCATCAAAAACATCCTGCGCACGCCGCTGGCCTATTATCCGGATCGCGAAATCGTCTATCGCGACAAGATGACCTACACCTATGTAGAGCTGAATCAGCGCATTCAGCGCCTGGCCAATGCCCTTGAGAAGATGGGCGTCAAACAGGGAGACACGGTGGCGGTGATGGACTGGGACAGCCATCGATATCTGGAGTGCTTTTTCGCCGTACCCATGATGGGAGCAGTGCTGCACACCATCAACATCCGTCTGTCTCCGGAGCAACTCATCTACACCATCAACCATGCCAAGGACGACGTCATCCTGGTCAACGCCGATTTCCTGCCCCTGCTGGCGGCGGTCAAAGACCAGATGAAAACCGTCAAAAAAATCATTCTTCTCAACGACGGAGACGGCACACCGGACACGCCCCTGAATCTGGACGACGAATACGAGAATCTTCTGGCCGGGTCCGAGCCGGCGTTCGACTTTCCCGATTTCGACGAAAACGCCATGGCCACGACCTTTTACACCACCGGCACCACGGGCCTGCCCAAGGGCGTCTATTTCAGCCACCGCCAGATCATGCTGCACACGTACGGGCTCATGTCCGGGCTGTGCGCCTACGAGGCCCAGGCCGGCATCAATTCCGGGGATGTCTACATGCCCCTGACCCCCATGTTCCACGTCCACGCCTGGGGCATTCCCTACCTGTGCACCATGCTGGGCACCAAGCAGGTGTATCCGGGCAAGTACGAGCCGGAAATGCTGCTCAAGCTGATCGTCTCCCAGAAGGTCACCTTCTCCCACTGCGTGCCCACCATAATCCACATGCTGGTCTCCAGCCCGGCCATCAAGAAACTGGACCTGTCCCGCTGGAAGGTGGTCATCGGCGGCAGCGCCCTGCCCCGGGGCCTGTGCAAAGCGGGCCTGGAAAACGGCATCAATCTCTACACAGCCTACGGCATGAGCGAAACCTGTCCTTTACTCACCGTGGCCAACCTCAAACCCCATATGCTCCAGTGGGATGCCGAGCGTCAGGTGGAGATGCGCTGCCGCACCGGCCTTCCCGTGCCCAATGTGCTGCTTGAGGTGGTGGACCCGGAAGGCAAACCGCTGCCCCACGACGGCAAGAGCGCCGGTGAAGTGGTGGTCCGCTCTCCGTGGCTGACCCAGGGGTATGTCGGCGACGGGGAGAAGAGCGAGGAGCTTTGGGCCAACGGCTGGCTGCACACCGGCGACATCGGCTTCATCGATCCCGAGGGCTACCTGCAGATTACCGACCGGGTCAAGGACGTAATCAAAACCGGCGGCGAGTGGATCTCCTCGCTGGAACTGGAGGACATCATCAGCCGTCACGACGCGGTGAGCGAGGCGGCGGTGATCGGCGTGCCCGATCCCAAATGGGTCGAACGGCCCCTGGCCCTGGTGGTGCTCAAACCCGGAACCGAGGCGGAAACCAGCGAAGAAGAACTCAAGGCCTTTTTCGCCAAATACGCCGAGGACGGCGTCATCCCCAAATACGGCGTGCCGGACAAGGTGCTGATCGTGGATTCCATCGCCAAGACCAGTGTGGGAAAGATTAATAAGAAGCAGCTGCGCGAGGACTTCAAATAAATAAAAATGCCGGGCTTTCGTTTTGCGAAAGCCCGGCATTTTTTATTCGGCAATAGTTAAACTGTCGTACTATCCCAGATGGCTGATAATGGATTCGGTGAGCGAATCGTCGTCTTTCTTGAAAAAGGGAATCAGTTCTTCGGCTACGTCTTTAAGGGATTTGATTTTCTTCTCTTTCATCACGGCCTGAATGGTTTCCACACCTTCTTCGATCAGTCGCAACCCCTCGGCAATCCTGATGACATCCTGTTTTTCCATGGTTGTCTCCTCCCTTTGGTTATGGCAGTCGGCCAATCCCGTATCCAGATGTCAATCAGTCTAAACGCTTTGGACGGGGCTGACAAGCCCTTTTTGAAGTTGCCTATCCTGGTTTTGAACGACTTCGCAAAACGTCCGAGATCTCCCGCTAAACACCAGACGGGACAAGAACGCTTGCGAGTCCCGAGGAAGGAGGCGTACCTAAAAACGTACTCCGCACTGACGAGGGATGAGCGTAACGCCGATATCGGGCGTTTTGCGAAGTCGTTGGTCACAGTTGGATGCAGTTGCGCCCGCTGGCCTTGGCCTTCAACAGCCTCTCATCGGCGGTATGGATGAGTTTCTTCACGTCCGCTTCCACCTCCCGGCCCACGAGGCCATGGGCGACGCCGATGCTGACCGTAACTTCCGCCGGGTTGTCGGGCATGGTCTCGATGCCCTTTCTGATCTTTTCCCCCACGTCGTTGAGGGACACGGCCTCGACATGGGGCAGGAAGACAAGAAACTCCTCGCCGCCGTAGCGGCCCAGCACATCCGACGCGCGAATGTTTTCACGGATGCAATCGGCCACCCGGCGCAGGACCTCGTCTCCGAACTGGTGGCCGTAGGTATCGTTGACGGCTTTGAAACGGTCGATGTCGATCATCAGGGTGCTGACGGTGTGTCCGTTGCGCTGGGCCAGGTGCGCCAGATGGGTGATGGCGTTGAACAGGCCCCGACGATTGAACACGCCGGTCAACTCGTCGTAGTTGCTCAAAAAGGCCATCCGCCGGTTTTCTTTCCAGAGGCGATGAATGACCTCTCCCACCAGCTCCAGTTCCAGGGTGCTCAATTCGTTCTTTTGAAGGGCATCGAACAAACGGCTGACAAACCGTTCGCAGGATGAAACCGCATCGGCATCGCCGTTAAAGGTTTCCACATACTGGGAAAGGGTTTCAAAGGCCGGATGCAGCAGGTAAAATTCGAGCTTGAACGCCATGGTGAAGGCTTTTTCCTTGCGGCGAACCTTCAGGCAACTTTCCGCCAGGTCGTTCACCTTTTCCTGCAGGGCGGTCAATTCTTTGAGCACCTGTCCAGAATCGTCGAACAGGTTGTTGAGTATTCCCTTCTCGGCCCATTTTTGCATACGATTCCAATAGATCAGATGGGTTTCGTTCTGCGTGGCGATATCCTGCCAGAACGCTTTCAATTCCTGACTGCCGGCGTTGCGGGCCAGGCTCGTATAGAGGCGGGTGGCGTGGCTGTCCATCCGGAAACATTGGTCGATGATTCGGGTCATGGTTGAGGCGTTCATTTTCGGATTCCTTTATACAATTTCAGTTCAGCAAGAGCCGTTCGATTCCGCAGAATGCGAGCATCATTGATGAGTGGGCGCTATGGTACGTCGGGCCGTTTGTAATTGGCAACATAATAATCGCCGATCCACCCGCGTTTTTTCAAGTCCTCGCCGATGCTCCTGGCTTCGGCCTTGGTCGGATAGTGGGCAACACGCACCTGATACCAGGTTTTGCTACCGCTCGAGGCGCGGGTCCAGTAAGCATCCAGACCCTTGTCCTTCAACTGGTCCACATACCGTCGGGCGTCGGTTTCCTTGAGGTAGGCCGCCACCTGTAAAGTGAAGGGATCGGTCACCGGGGCGACCGCCGGCGGCGGAATTTTTTCCGCGGTGGAATCATCGCCGGCCAGATGAATGGCAGTGCTGACCACCATCCAGCCGACGCCGATGGCCAACAGGCCCATGGCCGACCATTTCAGCACCGATTTAGCCGGTCCGGTCGAAAGCATTGTCAGCAGTCGCCGCAGGCCATACCCCGCATGGGACACCGCCCGCAACGCCGCGCTCAGCGTATTGCGCAGCCCTTTGCCCATCGCCCTTAATCGCCGGGACGCCGTTTTTACAGGTGGCCCCTGTCCGGGTTCGGCAATCCGGGGCATGAATTCCGCTGCCATCCGATGGCGCCGGGCCGCGTCCAGGCCCGATAGCACGGCTTCGGCCCTTTCCAGCGTCGGCAGGTTTTCGGGACCGGGGAAAATCGTCTCCTGGCAGGCGGCGATGGCCGAAAGCAGACGCGGGTCGCGGTCGCCGCCATCAACGCAGGCCAGGTAAACCGTAAGGGCCGGAAAATCCACGCGGGGTTGGGCCAGAAAAAGCTCGGCCATGGGACCCAGCAGATCATCCCCCGGCGGATCCTCGGACTTCATCAGGTATTCATAGGCCTGCAAGGCGGAAAAATCGCACCGCCCTTCTGCCAGATAAAACCGGGCCAGCATCCGCTGGATGGCTGCGTTTTCGGGATGGGCCGCCCCGATACGGGCGGCGATGTCATGGGATGCCGCGGTCGGTTCTTTTCCGGCCACCATCTTTTCCAGCCATTTGACGGCGGCTTCCCGGTCACGGGGAAAACGGCGCAGGTAAGCGTCCACGGTGTCATCGGAGGACGCTTCGGGCGCGGTCCGGGCCAATTGGAAACGCGCCATTTTGGCCAGCAGCCGTTCGGCCGGAACCTTTTTGGAAAACGGGGAAAAAAGAAAGCTGTCCACCGTATCCGCCGCCCGGGCAAAAGCCTGACGCGCCTCCCGGTGCATGCCGGCCCGGTCCCAGACGGTGGCCTCCTCCAACAGGCGAGCCATCCGCCGGCGTCCCAAGGCGGCCAATGCCGCCCCCGCCAACCAGAACGCCAGAGCGAACAGGACGAGTGCCGGCACAACCATCCAGCCCGGCCCCAGGACGGCGGCCAGCGGCGGCAGGGCCACAAGGGCAACCAGGCTGCCGAATGTCAGCGTCGTCCAGAGGCGGACGGTCAGATGTTTGAACAGATAACCCATTTCCATATGCCGGTTGTGTAAGAAGCCCGATATCTTCGTTACGCGTATCCCTCGTCACTGCGGAGTATCACTTATACGCCTCGCTCCTCGGGACTCGCAAGCCTTGATCTCGAACTTCTTACGCAACCGGCTCCAAAAAAAATGCACCCCAATAGTTAGATGAAGATGCTATCATTACTAGTTTTTCCTCAGCGCCACAGAAACCGGGTCACGCGTCCAGAAGCCGGCCCAGGAGCCGGTTTCCGGGTTTACCTTCTTGAAAAAGATGTTCGGCGGAACCAGAAAGGTTTTCGGCGGTTCTCCCTCGGTGGCCGCTTTCATGAAGCGGGCCCAGATCGGAGCGGCGCCGCGCCCGCCGGTAATGCCCGCGCCGTTTTTGTCCCGCATGCCCTGGCCGCGGTCGAATCCCACCCACACCGAGGTGCTCAGATTGGGGGTAAAGCCAGTGAACCAGGCGTCGTTGTATTCGTTGGTCGTGCCGGTCTTGCCGGCGGCCGGCAAGGTGAACCCCATATTGCGGACCGCCTTGCCGGTTCCCTCTTCGATCACCCCGGCCATCATGTCCACCACCTGAAAGGCGATCGATTCGTTCAGCACCCGCTCACCGGTGATGATGTGCTCTTCCAGCACCCGGCCGCTCACATCCTCCACCCGCCGGATCCAGTACGCTTCGTGCCGAACCCCGCCCGAGGCAAAGGTCGCGTAGGCGGCGGCCATCTCCAGGGGGCTGGCTCCCGAAGTTCCCAGGGCCACGGAATAGACCGGATTCAATGGGCTGGTAATGCCGCAGCGCCGGGCGGTTTCGATCACCGCCTCGGGTCCGACGGCTTCGACCAGCTGGGCCGCAACGGTGTTGACCGATTCGGTAAAGGCTCTTTTCAGAACCATGGCGCCCTGGTAGGAGCGCTCGAAGTTGCGGGGCTTCCACGGCGGCTTGCCGGCCACGGGGATGGAGACCGGCTTGTCCACCATCACGTCGGCCGGCGACCGATCCGCACTTTCCAGTGCCGTGTAATAGAGAAAGGGCTTGAATGCGGAGCCGGGCTGCCGGTTGTTCTGCAAGGCGCGATTGTATGGCGTCTGAAAGAAATCGCGACCGCCGACCAGCGCTTTGACGGCGCCGGTGTTGACATCCACGGCCACCAGGGCGCCCTGCAGGCCGTTGTCGTCCGCTTCGAGGTGGTCACCGTCCGGCATCTGGGCCTCCAGCCGGGAGACCCCTTCCTGAAGCGCGGTTTCAGCCTGCTGCTGCATGCCCGGGTCCAGGGTGGTGTACACCCGCAGCCCCCCGTGGTAGACCACCTCGGGACTGTAGGTTTCCTCCAGCGATTTCATAACCGCGTCCAGAAAATAGCTGTCCACCCGCAGCGACCGGGTCTGGGTTCGCAGTCCGGCAGCTGCGGCACCGGCCTCTTCAGCCTCCTGGGAGGTGATCATGCCCGTGGCCACCATGCGCTGGAGCACAACCTGCTGACGATTGCGGGCGCGCTCGGGATACCGGAACGGGTTGTAGCGGGTGGGGGATTTGGGCAGCCCGGCCAGAAGCGATGCCTCGGCCAGGTTCAGCTCGCCGGCGGACTTGCCGAAAAACGTACGCGCCGCCTCACCGATGCCGTAGGCCCCGACGCCGAAGGGAATCTGGTTGATATAGGCCTCCAGAATCTCCTGCTTGGTGAATTGGGCTTCGATCTGCAGCGCCACCAGCAGTTCCCGGAACTTTCTCAGGTAGGTGCGCTCGAAGCTGAAAAAGAGATTCTTGGCCAGCTGCTGGGTGATGGTGGAGGCCCCCTGGACCTTGCCTTCCTCGAACAGGGTAACCCACAGGGCCTTGAGGGTCCGCAGCTTATTGATGCCACGATGCTCCCAGAAACGGTGGTCCTCGGTGGCTAAAATGGCCTGGATGAAGGGATAGGAAACGTCGTCCAGGGCGACCGTTTCCCTGCCGCCGATGGTCAGGATGCGCTGGCCGTCGGCACTGAAGATTTCGGTGGCCGGCGTATCGTTGATGCGGCCGATGGGTTCGGGCACCTGGGGCAGATCCTTGGCCGCAACCAGGAAAAAGCAGAAAAGCCCGATGGCTGCCACCCCCGCGGCACTGGCCAGGATAAACACCAGGGTCGTCAGGGCCCGGAAAATTCGCAGGGTCGGCGTCATGGGTTCACCCGTCGCGCCGGCCACCCCCGCTGATGGGTTGCGGCGGGCCTGGAAACAAGGGGATCCAGCAGCGTGCGAACCTGCCACACGGCCCACTCCTGCCCCGACGTCAATAGGATGCGGCGTCCTTGGGGGGTATCCATCTCGATGCCGATGCGGATCGTATCGGCATGAACTTCATCACTGAACCCCACGCGCACAGGGGTTCCTTCGGCGCCCAGCACGGCGCCCGGATGGGCCAGCACCCCCTGTTGAATTTCCGGGGAGAGTGTGTCCAGGGCCATGAAAAAGCGGTCGGCGGGAAAGATGCGGCCCGCGAACTCCGGCTGCTCGTCCAGGGTTCCGGAAATATAGGACGACTCGCCGTCAGCGGACTGCAGCTGCCGGTCGGTCACGGTGGTGTAGCTGAGTACGTTGTTGCCCCGATCCAGCAGGTAGATGCCCACCTGCCCGTTCTCCCGCTCCAGGTAAACCCGCTCCCAGCTCTTTTCCGCACTGATGCGCAGCATGAAGATGGGCGAAAACAGGGTACGGGCCAGGCTTTCGGGGATCTGGCTGTAAAGGCTGCGAAACTGCCCCGCCGAAATCATGATTCCCGACGAGGCGGTAAGGCCTTCAATCAGCTGATTCAGAGAGGCGGCCTCGCGGGCTTCGCGCTGGGCGGTCAGCTGCCGGGTAACCATCTGTTCCAGGGTTCGGGTGGCCACCTGCTTCAAGCGGCCCTGCTCCCAGACATTGCCCGATTCAGGCCGATAGGCGTTGGTGACCGTAAGATACCGTCCCACCAGGATCTCCACCCAGCTGAAGCGCATTTCGGAGATCAGGATGGCGAAAACCGCCAGCAGCAGTGCGGCGCCCCGGAAACTCAATCCCCGTGCGATCCAAGAACGGACATCCTGTGGTTGCGACCAGGCCGGCATACAATCTTCCTCACCGTAGTTCGGCGATAGCGGCGGCTTCGCAAAAAGCTTTTTCAGGCCATCTGTGGCCATACACCCGAAAGGAAGTGGTGGATTCGTTGGAGCGGCTTCCAGCCGCGATTCGGTCGGCAATTATCGCGGCTGGAAGCCGCTCCAACGAAAAACTGTACCTGAACAGATGCCACTTCCTTAGAAGCCGCCGGACTTTCATTGCACGCCTTTTACACCATCTGGAAAAATTGATAAAGCCCGGCTTCGCCCCCGAGATTCAGGGGATTGTCCGTGAAAAAATGCTGAAGGGATGGAAAGGCTAGTTCGTGCTTTCGATGATTTCTTTGAGGCGGCCCTGTTCGTAGAGGGATCGGAAGGTTTCGATGACGTCGGGGTCGAACTGGGTGCCCGACCCGCTGTACATAATGTGGAGAATCTTTTCCTCCTCCATTTTCTTGCGGTAGGCACGATCGGAGGCGATGGCGTCGTACACGTCGGCAACGGAAAGGATGCGGGCCAGCATGGGAATCTGTTTGCCGGCCAGGCCGTCGGGGTAGCCCTTCCCATCGAAGCGCTCATGGTGGCATTTGATGATATTCTTTTCCCGATCCCAGAGGCCTAATCGTTCGACGATGCTGGCGCCGATCACCGGGTGCTCCTTGATGATACGAAACTCCTCGTCGGTCAACCGTCCGGGTTTGAGCAGAATGTCATCCCGGATGCCGATCTTTCCGATATCGTGCAGCTGGCCGGCCACATTCAAGATATCCTGCTCCTCCGGGGTTCCGCCCATGGCACGGCACAATTCGACGGCGATCCGGGTGACCCGGTTGGAATGTTGTTCGGTGTATGGGTCGCGCGCTTCAATGGCCTTGACGAAGGCGTAGAGCGTGGCGAAAAGATTTTCGTAGATGTTTTCGTACAGGGCGATGTTTTCGACGGCGTAGGCCGCTTTATTGGTCATGAACGACATGTAGTACAGATCTTTTTCGGAGAACCGGTTGTCCCCGCGAAGCACCGAAACGGCCAGCACGCCGAACACTTTATCGCGGATGGTCAACGGAACCAGCATCAGGGATTGGATGCCTTCGGGAAGCCCGGCCACGTTGTTGTTTTCCCGGATCAGCAGCGGCTTGTTGTCGTCACAATTTTCCAGAATCAGTTGACTGAGGTCGCTGCTTCGAGCGCAGGCTCCGGCCCCGAGTGTGCGGCCGCTGGCCAACGGCGCCGGTTTTCCATTGCCGTTTCCGCCGGAAATGGAGCAGGCGACCTGAACCGGGCGCCCGATCGTTTCGTTGATCACATAAAAACAGGCCTCGTCGGCATGGGTCAGTTCGGTGGACAGATCCACCACATGCTTGAACAGGTCGAAGCTCGTACCGATGGTGGTGAATTCGGTCATGATCCGGTTGAGGGTGTTGAGTTCCTCGAC
This window of the uncultured Desulfosarcina sp. genome carries:
- a CDS encoding MaoC family dehydratase, encoding MTKGQFSTTPQERYLEDYVEGAVHEMGPITVTEEEIVDFAKKFDPQVFHTDPDKARETVYGGLIASGWHTCALFMRLFVEHYLPDQASLGSPGVDELRWLKPVRPGDRLTLRITVKKVKPSRSKPDRGVLFSFCEMVNQAGEVAATMMAMNLIRYRERGASLTS
- a CDS encoding fatty acid--CoA ligase; amino-acid sequence: MSVRLIPRTPSAYGFPLLIKNILRTPLAYYPDREIVYRDKMTYTYVELNQRIQRLANALEKMGVKQGDTVAVMDWDSHRYLECFFAVPMMGAVLHTINIRLSPEQLIYTINHAKDDVILVNADFLPLLAAVKDQMKTVKKIILLNDGDGTPDTPLNLDDEYENLLAGSEPAFDFPDFDENAMATTFYTTGTTGLPKGVYFSHRQIMLHTYGLMSGLCAYEAQAGINSGDVYMPLTPMFHVHAWGIPYLCTMLGTKQVYPGKYEPEMLLKLIVSQKVTFSHCVPTIIHMLVSSPAIKKLDLSRWKVVIGGSALPRGLCKAGLENGINLYTAYGMSETCPLLTVANLKPHMLQWDAERQVEMRCRTGLPVPNVLLEVVDPEGKPLPHDGKSAGEVVVRSPWLTQGYVGDGEKSEELWANGWLHTGDIGFIDPEGYLQITDRVKDVIKTGGEWISSLELEDIISRHDAVSEAAVIGVPDPKWVERPLALVVLKPGTEAETSEEELKAFFAKYAEDGVIPKYGVPDKVLIVDSIAKTSVGKINKKQLREDFK
- a CDS encoding GGDEF domain-containing protein; translated protein: MNASTMTRIIDQCFRMDSHATRLYTSLARNAGSQELKAFWQDIATQNETHLIYWNRMQKWAEKGILNNLFDDSGQVLKELTALQEKVNDLAESCLKVRRKEKAFTMAFKLEFYLLHPAFETLSQYVETFNGDADAVSSCERFVSRLFDALQKNELSTLELELVGEVIHRLWKENRRMAFLSNYDELTGVFNRRGLFNAITHLAHLAQRNGHTVSTLMIDIDRFKAVNDTYGHQFGDEVLRRVADCIRENIRASDVLGRYGGEEFLVFLPHVEAVSLNDVGEKIRKGIETMPDNPAEVTVSIGVAHGLVGREVEADVKKLIHTADERLLKAKASGRNCIQL
- a CDS encoding SPOR domain-containing protein — encoded protein: MGYLFKHLTVRLWTTLTFGSLVALVALPPLAAVLGPGWMVVPALVLFALAFWLAGAALAALGRRRMARLLEEATVWDRAGMHREARQAFARAADTVDSFLFSPFSKKVPAERLLAKMARFQLARTAPEASSDDTVDAYLRRFPRDREAAVKWLEKMVAGKEPTAASHDIAARIGAAHPENAAIQRMLARFYLAEGRCDFSALQAYEYLMKSEDPPGDDLLGPMAELFLAQPRVDFPALTVYLACVDGGDRDPRLLSAIAACQETIFPGPENLPTLERAEAVLSGLDAARRHRMAAEFMPRIAEPGQGPPVKTASRRLRAMGKGLRNTLSAALRAVSHAGYGLRRLLTMLSTGPAKSVLKWSAMGLLAIGVGWMVVSTAIHLAGDDSTAEKIPPPAVAPVTDPFTLQVAAYLKETDARRYVDQLKDKGLDAYWTRASSGSKTWYQVRVAHYPTKAEARSIGEDLKKRGWIGDYYVANYKRPDVP
- a CDS encoding PBP1A family penicillin-binding protein, encoding MTPTLRIFRALTTLVFILASAAGVAAIGLFCFFLVAAKDLPQVPEPIGRINDTPATEIFSADGQRILTIGGRETVALDDVSYPFIQAILATEDHRFWEHRGINKLRTLKALWVTLFEEGKVQGASTITQQLAKNLFFSFERTYLRKFRELLVALQIEAQFTKQEILEAYINQIPFGVGAYGIGEAARTFFGKSAGELNLAEASLLAGLPKSPTRYNPFRYPERARNRQQVVLQRMVATGMITSQEAEEAGAAAAGLRTQTRSLRVDSYFLDAVMKSLEETYSPEVVYHGGLRVYTTLDPGMQQQAETALQEGVSRLEAQMPDGDHLEADDNGLQGALVAVDVNTGAVKALVGGRDFFQTPYNRALQNNRQPGSAFKPFLYYTALESADRSPADVMVDKPVSIPVAGKPPWKPRNFERSYQGAMVLKRAFTESVNTVAAQLVEAVGPEAVIETARRCGITSPLNPVYSVALGTSGASPLEMAAAYATFASGGVRHEAYWIRRVEDVSGRVLEEHIITGERVLNESIAFQVVDMMAGVIEEGTGKAVRNMGFTLPAAGKTGTTNEYNDAWFTGFTPNLSTSVWVGFDRGQGMRDKNGAGITGGRGAAPIWARFMKAATEGEPPKTFLVPPNIFFKKVNPETGSWAGFWTRDPVSVALRKN
- a CDS encoding HD domain-containing phosphohydrolase, with product MTDAPKATLLFVDDEESILEVASEYFRAKGYHILTAGNGRIASEIIASQKIDCCFTDINMPEMDGLELAEHIRKVDNTIPVIIMTGYPSLENTIRTLKNGVVDFLIKPVNLNQLEICVQRVLRERQLFIKNIFLAKEVEGKQRIEQLNRELTYKVEELNTLNRIMTEFTTIGTSFDLFKHVVDLSTELTHADEACFYVINETIGRPVQVACSISGGNGNGKPAPLASGRTLGAGACARSSDLSQLILENCDDNKPLLIRENNNVAGLPEGIQSLMLVPLTIRDKVFGVLAVSVLRGDNRFSEKDLYYMSFMTNKAAYAVENIALYENIYENLFATLYAFVKAIEARDPYTEQHSNRVTRIAVELCRAMGGTPEEQDILNVAGQLHDIGKIGIRDDILLKPGRLTDEEFRIIKEHPVIGASIVERLGLWDREKNIIKCHHERFDGKGYPDGLAGKQIPMLARILSVADVYDAIASDRAYRKKMEEEKILHIMYSGSGTQFDPDVIETFRSLYEQGRLKEIIESTN